The DNA sequence CATTCCGTCTACGGTCTGGATAAGCAGTAGCAGGACTGAATCAGCTGTTGCGCACTTGCCGGGCGCGGCGGAAACTGCCCCGGCAAGAAGTCTATTGGAGAAGAAGCCGCGATGCGTGACACGGCCGTTGGCCCGCGCGTTTTGCTGAAACGGCTCCGCGAGCTCATGCAGGAGCCGCTGGAGCCGCAGGAGCGGCTCGACCGGATTGTGCGCGACATCGCCTCCAACATGGTCGCGGAAGTCTGCTCGCTCTACGTGCTGCGCGCCGATTCGGTGCTGGAGCTCTACGCCACCGAAGGTCTGAACCCGAACGCCGTCCATCTGGCGCAGCTGCGGCTAGGGCAAGGCCTGGTCGGCACCATTGCCGCGAGTGCCAGGCCGCTCAACCTGTCCAACGCGCAAGAACACCCGGCCTTCGCCTACCTGCCGGAGACCGGGGAGGAGATCTACAATTCCTTCCTCGGCGTGCCGGTGCTCAGGGCAGGGCGCACGCTGGGCGTCCTGGTCGTCCAGAACAAGACCATGCGCCACTACCGCGACGACGAGGTCGAGGCGCTGGAAACCACGGCCATGGTCATCGCAGAGATGATCGCCACCGGCGATCTGGCGCGGCTGACCCGGCCAGGCCTCGAACTCGACCTGCGCCGGCCTGTCAGCTTCACCGGCCTGTCCTTCAACGATGGCGTCGGGCTCGGTCACGTCGTGCTGCACGAGCCGCGTATCGTCGTCACCAATTTGTTCAACGAGGACAGCGAGGAGGAGGTCCGGCGGCTCGAAGCCTCGCTTGGTTCTCTGCGGCTTTCCATCGACGACATGCTGGAGCGCCGCGATGTCGCCTTCGAGGGCGAGCACCGCCAGGTGCTGGAAGCCTACCGCATGTTCGCCAACGACCGGGGCTGGGTACGGCGCCTGGAAGAGGCGATCCGTAACGGCCTGACTGCCGAGGCGGCGGTCGAAAAAGTTCAGAGCGACATGCGCGCCCGCATGCTGCACATGACCGATCCCTATCTGCGCGAGCGGATGAGCGATTTCGACGATCTCGCCAACCGGCTGTTGCGCCAGCTGATGGGACGTGGACCCGAGGATGTCGCGGCCTCGCTGCCCAAGGACGCCATCATCGTCGCCCGCTCGATGGGCGCTGCCGAACTGCTCGACTATCCTCGCGACAAGCTGCGCGGGCTGGTGCTGGAGGATGGCGCGGCGACCAGCCATGTCGTCATCGTCGCGCGCGCCATGGGCATTCCCGTCGCCGGCCAGATGAAAGGCGCCGTTTCCATGGCGGAAAACGGCGATGCCATCATCGTCGACGGCGAGGAAGGCGCGATCCATCTGCGGCCGCAATCCGATCTTGAAGCCGCCTATGCCGAGAAGGTGCGGTTCCGGGCGCGACGGCAGGAGGTCTACCGCGAACTGCGCAAGAAGCCGTCGACGACCCGGGACGGGGTCCAGGTCGACCTGCTGATGAATGCCGGGCTTGCCGTCGACCTGCCGCAACTTGCCGAAGCGGGCGCCGCCGGCATTGGCCTGTTCCGCACGGAACTGCAGTTCATGGTCGCGTCGACCTTTCCGCGCGCCGAAGCCCAGGAAAAACTCTACCGCGACGTGCTCGAGGCAGCGCGCGGCAAGCCGGTCACCTTCCGCACCATCGACATTGGTGGCGACAAGGTGCTGCCTTATTTCAAGGGCGCGATCCAGGAAGAGAATCCGGCGCTCGGCTGGCGGGCGATCCGCCTGACGCTAGATCGGCCGGGCTTGCTGCGCACCCAGATCCGCGCCTTGCTCAAGGCCAGCGGCGGGCGCGAGCTCAAGCTGATGCTGCCGATGGTGACCGAGCTCGGCGAAATCGCCCAGGCGCGCGAAATCATCGACCGCGAGGTGCGGCATCTCTCACGCTTCGCCCATCATCTGCCGACCAGTCTCAAGCTGGGCGCCATGCTGGAAGTGCCGTCGCTTCTGTTCCAGCTCGACGAACTGATGAAGGCGGTCGACTTCGTCTCGGTCGGATCGAACGACCTGTTCCAGTTCGTCATGGCGGTCGACCGCGGCAACACGCAACTGGCCAACCGCTTCGATACGTTGTCGGCGCCATTCCTGCGCGTGCTCAAGCAGATCGCCGACGCCGGCGCCCGCAATCATACGCCGGTCACCCTGTGCGGTGAACTCGCCGGCAAGCCGATCTCGGCGATGGCGCTGATCGGCCTCGGTTTCCGCTCGATCTCGATGTCGCCGGCCTCGATCGGTCCGGTCAAGGCCATGCTGACGGAGCTGCCGCTGGAGGAGCTGAAGGCTTTCTTCGACGACAATCTGATGGCGCCGGCGCAAGGGCTGCCGATGCGGGCATTGCTGCAGGCCTTCGCCGACGACCGCTCGATCCCGTTGTAGCACCCTCATCATGGTCAATTTGCCCCGCGATCGTATGGATCAAGTCGTCAAGCGTTTCGAGATGCTCGAAGCGCAGATGTCGGCCGGGCCGGCGCCGGATGCCTATGTGAGGATGGCATCGGAATATGCCGAGTTGCAGGAGATGGTGGCCAAGGTCAGGGAATTGCGCTCTGCCGAGCACGAGCAGGCCGACCTCGAAGCGATGCTCGCCGACAAGGGCACCGACGCTGAGATGCGAGCGCTTGCCGAAGCAGATTTGCCCGGCGTCGAGGAGCGCATCGAGACGCTGCAGAAAGACATCCAGATCCTGCTCCTGCCCAGGGATGCCGCCGACGACAAGAACGCCATTCTTGAAATCCGCGCCGGCACCGGCGGCGATGAGGCGGCACTCTTCGCCGGCGATCTATTTCGCATGTATGAGCGCTATGCCGCCGAACGCGGCTGGCGGTTCGAAACGGTATCGGCCAGCGACGGCGATGCCGGCGGCTTCAAGGAAATCATCGCCACGATCTCCGGTAAAGGTGTGTTCGCCCATCTGAAATTCGAATCCGGGGTGCATCGCGTCCAGCGCGTGCCGGCCACCGAGGCCAGCGGGCGCATCCACACGTCAGCCGCCACAGTCGCCGTGCTGCCGGAAGCCGAAGAGGTCGACATCGATATCAGGGCCGAGGACATCCGCATCGACACGATGCGTGCCTCCGGCTCCGGCGGCCAGCACGTCAACACCACCGATTCCGCGGTCCGCATCACCCATCTGCCGACCGGCATCATGGTGGTGCAGGCGGAGAAGTCGCAGCACCAGAACCGGGCCAAGGCCATGCAGATCCTGCGCGCCCGGCTCTATGACATGGAGCGCAGCAAGGCGGATGAGGAGCGTTCCGAGTCGCGCAAGTCGCAGGTCGGTTCCGGCGACCGCTCCGAGCGTATCCGCACCTACAATTTTCCGCAGGGCCGGGTCACTGATCATCGCATCAACCTGACGCTCTACAAACTCGACCGGGTGATGATGGGTGAACTCGACGAAATCGTCGACGCGCTGATCGCCGATCATCAGTCGAAGCTGCTGGCCGATATCGGCATCGATGGCTGACCATCCGCCCGCGGCGCTGGGGTCGCTGCTGCGGGAAGCGCGGACCCGGCTTGCCGCAGCCGGCATCGATGATCCCGCGCTCGATGCGAGGCTGATCGTCGAGCACTATTCCGGCACGACGCGCACCCAGGCGATCGCCGACCCGGAGTGCAAGATCGACGGGAACGCCATCGCCGCGATCGACGGCGCCTTGAGACGGCGAGCCCGTGGCGAGCCGGTGCATCGCATCCTCGGCTATCGCGAGTTCTACGGTTTGCGCTTGTCGCTGTCGCCGGAGACGCTGGAGCCGCGACCGGACACCGAAACGCTGGTCGAGGCGGTGCTGCCCTTCGTCAAGGCAATAGCCACGCGGGAGGGCACATGCCGCATCCTCGATCTCGGCACCGGAACGGGCGCGATCGCCCTGGCGTTGCTGAGCGTCGTGCCGGCCGCGACCGCCACCGGTGTCGACATCTCCGCCGGCGCTCTGACCACGGCGGCCCGCAATGCCGGGCAATTCGGCCTCGGCGGCCGGTTCACGGCGGTTCAGTCGGACTGGTTTGAAAAAGTTTCCGGCCGGTACCATGTAATTGCCGCAAACCCTCCCTATATACCAACACAAGAGATTGGAAATCTGCAGGACGAAGTCCGCGATTTCGACCCGCGCCTTGCCCTTGATGGCGGTGTGGATGGGCTGAACCCCTACAGGATCATCGCCGCCGAGGCGGCAAGGTTTCTGGAAGCCGAAGGCAGGATTGCGGTCGAGATCGGCCACACGCAAAGCAACGAAGTCAACGATATATTTCGCGCGGCCGGTTACGCGGCTGGCGAGGTTTTTAGCGATCTCGGCGGAAACGACAGGGTTCTTGTTTTTCAACGGGCAACGTCTTGACGCAGTGCAAAAAAAGCGCTTGGCAATACCGGGGAATGCGGCTAGGGTCGCCTAACCGGATGAGACGAAGCAGGCAGTGCTCTTAGCGATTCGGTTTTTCCTTGGAAATAGCTGCCTTCTTGCGCAAACGACGCCCAAGCTTCGTGCGGGAATCGTCCGGCAAGTGATGTAACCGGAAACAGGATGACACGTGGCGCCAACGCAATCGATGCGGGCGAACGCCGGTGAAGAAACGAAACGGCTGGCTGCATGAGCGCCTCCGTTCGTGAAGAGTTTTTCAAAATTTCAAGATGAAGAGAGTCGAATGAGGCCACAACAGCAGAACAGGCGCATGCGCGGTCGCAACAACAATGGCGGCGGCGGTGGCAATAACAATAACAACAACAATAACAACAACCGCAAGGGGCCGAATCCGCTTACGCGCAATTACGAGAGCAACGGCCCGGACGTGAAAATCCGTGGATCGGCTCAGCAGATTGCCGAAAAATACGCCACGCTTGCCCGTGACTCGCACAGCTCCGGCGACCGGGTGATGGCGGAGAACTACCTCCAGCACGCTGAACACTACAATCGCATCATTGCCGCCGCGCAGGCGCAGATGCCGATCCAGAACGTCCAGCAGGCACGCGACGAGTTCGACGAGGACGGCGACGACGATCGCGACGAGTTCGACAATGCCGGCAGTGGGGCCGGCAACAGTGGGGCGGGAAATAGCAGCGGCAATGCCGGTTCCGATCCACAGCTCCCCGTGATCAACCATGGCGCAGGTCCGCAGCCGGTGATCGAGGGCATGCCGGCGGAGGTTGCGCTGAACCGGGAAAACGGTCGCGACAATCGCGACAATAGCGGGCGCGACAACAGCGGGCGTGACAATAACGGTCGCAACAATGGCGGCCGCGACAACAGTGGCGGGCGCCATCGCGATCGCCGCCCCAATGGCGGCTACGGCCAGCGCGACTACGCTTCACCCGAACAGGGCGGCCAGCAACAGCGCAACGAGGCCCCGGGGCAGACAGAAGGCCAGGCAGAGGCCGCTTCGCCGCCCGAGACCGTCGCGGCGGCCGAGCCGGCTCCACGGTTCGAGAATTTTTCACCGGCAGGTCTGGCCGCCCAGGCGGAACTCAATGAGGCGGCCGCCGAAAGCGGTGCTGCCCGCCGTCCACGGCGTCCGCGCCGTCCGCGCACCAATGCCGATCAGGTCGAGAGCGGCAGCGAAAATGGGGATGCGGCCGAGACAGCGGCGGCTCCGGTCGACAGCGGCGGTGCCGAACCCGTGGTTTCCGACATCGACAACTGAGCGAACGGCATTCAAGGCCTTGAGCGGCGGAGAGAAATCTCCGCCGTTTTCGTTTGGGCTGACGTGGAATATTATGCGCCTGCCATATTGCGACATCTTGAGGGGCAAGGGTCCATGCACCATATCTGGCCTGAACAGGATCCGGCTCGAATGGGCGGGTCCGTCACCGCAATCTGATCCGGTGCCGCAAAGCGGGCCGGTGATGGAAGGAGACAAATATGAACCTTGAGAAATACTCGGAGCGCGTGCGCGGCTTTATCCAGTCCGCGCAGACCATGGCGCTCTCGCGCAACCACCAGCAATTCACCCCCGAACACATTCTGAAAGTCCTCGTCGACGATGACGAAGGCTTGGCCGCGTCGTTGATCGAGCGCGCCGGCGGCAATGTCCGCGATGTCAAGCTCGGCGTCGAGACGGCGCTCGAGGCGATGCCCAAGGTGGAGGGCGGCAATGGCCAGCTCTATCTGGCACAGCCGCTGGCCAAGGTGTTCTCGACCGCCGAAGACCTGGCTAAGAAGGCCGGCGACAGCTTTGTCACCGTCGAGCGGCTGCTGCAGGCGCTTGCCATGGAGAAATCGGCCAAGACGGCCGAAATCCTGGCCAAGGCTGGTGTCACCGCGCAGGCGCTGAACCAGGTCATCAACGACGTCCGCAAGGGCCGCACCGCCGATTCGGCGAGTGCCGAACAGGGCTATGACGCGCTGAAGAAATACGCACGCGACCTCACCGCGGACGCACGCGCGGGCAAGCTCGACCCCGTGATTGGCCGCGACGACGAGATTCGACGCACCATCCAGGTGCTGTCGCGCCGCACCAAGAACAACCCGGTGCTGATCGGCGAGCCGGGCGTCGGCAAGACGGCGATCGCCGAAGGGCTGGCGCTGCGCATCGTCAATGGCGACGTGCCGGAATCGCTGAAGGACAAGCAGTTGATGGCGCTCGACATGGGCGCGCTGATTGCCGGTGCCAAATATCGCGGCGAATTCGAGGAGCGGCTGAAGGCTGTGCTTTCGGAGGTCACTTCGGCCAGTGGCAACATCATCCTGTTCATCGATGAGATGCACACGCTGGTCGGCGCCGGCAAGGCCGATGGCGCCATGGACGCGTCGAATCTCCTGAAGCCGGCGCTGGCGCGCGGCGAACTGCACTGCGTCGGCGCCACCACGCTGGATGAATACAGGAAGCATGTCGAGAAGGATCCCGCCCTTGCCCGCCGTTTCCAGCCCGTCTTCGTCGACGAGCCGACAGTGGAGGACACGGTCTCGATCCTGCGTGGCCTGAAGGAGAAATACGAGCAGCACCACAAGGTGCGTATCTCCGATTCGGCACTGGTGGCGGCGGCGACATTGTCCAACCGCTACATCGCCGACCGCTTCCTGCCGGACAAGGCGATCGACCTCGTCGACGAAGCCGCCTCGCGGCTCAGGATGCAGGTCGATTCCAAGCCCGAAGCACTGGACGAGATCGACCGCCGCATCATGCAGCTCAAGATTGAACGCGAAGCGTTGAAGGTCGAGACGGACGATGCCTCGAAGGACCGGCTCGCCCGCCTGGAAAAGGAACTTGTCGGCCTGGAAGAGGAATCGACAGAGATCACCGCGAAGTGGCAGGCCGAGAAGCAGAAGCTCGGGCTAGCGGCCGACTTGAAGAAGCAGCTCGACGAAGCGCGCAACGACCTTGCCATTGCCCAGCGCAAGGGTGAGTTCCAGCGCGCCGGCGAGCTTGCTTATGGCAAGATCCCGGAACTGGAAAAGAAGCTGAAGGAGGCCGAAGCCCAGGACGGCAAGGCCGGCATGGTCGAGGAAGTGGTCACGCCCGACCACGTCGCCCATATCGTGTCGCGCTGGACCGGCATTCCGGTCGACAAGATGCTGCAGGGCGAGCGTGACAAGCTGCTGCGCATGGAAGACGAGATCGGCAAGCGTGTCGTCGGCCAGGGCGAAGCGGTGCAGGCCGTTTCCAAGGCGGTGCGGCGTGCCCGTGCGGGCCTTCAGGATCCGAACCGGCCGATCGGCTCGTTCATGTTCCTCGGGCCTACCGGCGTCGGCAAGACGGAACTGACCAAGGCTTTGGCCAATTTCCTGTTCGACGATGAGACGGCGCTGGCGCGCATCGACATGTCCGAATACATGGAGAAGCACTCCGTCGCCCGGCTGATCGGCGCGCCTCCCGGCTATGTCGGCTATGAGGAAGGCGGTGCGCTGACCGAAGCGGTGCGGCGCCGGCCCTATCAGGTCGTGCTGTTCGACGAGATCGAAAAGGCGCATCCGGATGTCTTCAACGTGCTGTTGCAGGTGCTCGATGACGGCCGGCTCACCGACGGGCAGGGCCGCACCGTCGACTTCCGCAACACACTGATCATCATGACGTCTAATTTGGGCGCCGAATATCTCGTCAATCTCGGCGAGGATCAGGATGTCGATGCCGTACGAGACGAAGTGATGGGCGTGGTCAGGGCATCGTTCCGGCCGGAGTTCCTCAATCGCGTCGACGAGGTGATCCTGTTCCACCGGCTGCGCCGCAAGGACATGGACCGTATCGTCGAGATCCAGCTCAAGCGGCTCGAGAGCCTGCTGAGGGATCGCAAGATCACGCTGTCGCTGGATCCCGAGGCGATCGAGTGGCTGGCGGCCAAGGGTTACGACCCCGCTTATGGTGCCCGGCCGCTGAAGCGGGTGATGCAGAAGGAACTGCAGGATCCGCTGGCGGAAAAGATCCTGCTCGGCGAGATCCTGGACGGCTCGACTGTCAAGGTCACGGCCGGTTCCGACCGGCTGAATTTCCGCTCCAAGCCGGCGATCGTCGCGGCCGAGGTCGCGGCCTGATTCAAACGCCGCGCGTCCACCGGACGCGCGGCGTTTTCATGCAATTGGCGGGGGATTGATGACGCTGGACGACTACAACGGCTTCTGCGCTTCGTTGCCTGCAACGAACCACGTGGTGCAATGGGGCGGCGCCCATGTCTGGAAGGTCGGGACCAAGGTGTTTGCGATCGGTGGCTGGGATCAGGGTCGGCAGCTCTTCGTCACCTTCAAATGCTCCGACATCGCCTATGACGTGCTCAAGGAGCAGCCGGGCCTGCGCCCCGCGCCCTATCTTGCCTCCCGCGGCATGAAGTGGATCCAGCGTCAGACAAGCCAGAGCATGGATGATGGTGCGCTGGAGGACTATCTGCGCGAGAGCCACCGCCTTGTTGCCCTTAAGCTGACGAAGCAGGCGCGCAAGGAATTGGGGCTTGGCGCAAGCTAGCCAATATTCCCCGAGGCGCCGGAAAACCGCCATCTTCATGCCCGGTTCATGTTGGAACCATATGGTGGGTAACTGGTTTGCTGGCGAAGGGTTCGCCGAACTGAACAATGCCGGGCGGCGGCACATACGGACCGGAGAGTTTCGCACGATGCTGCGCAGTATCTTCACCCTTTCGGCGCTTGCCGCGGGACTGGTGTTTTCCAGTGCGTTCGCCGCGCCGACGCATGACGGTGCCGCCCAGCCTGTCCGCACGTCCGGGAGCGGCGGCATTCTGCTCGCCCAGGACGGCAATCTCGACATTTATTACGATGCCAGGGGCAATCGCGTCATCGTCGATTCGGACACCGGCAAGGTGATCGCCATCCAGCCGCCACAGACACGCCTCGACCGGCGGGCGCTGCGCCGAGAGAGCCGGATGCGCGAACTTGGCCGCGCACCCGCCGACGATGACCGCTACTATCTCGACGATCCCCAGGACATGGCCCGCTTCCGCCGCAGACAGCTGGAAGAGGAAGGCCGGGTCATTCCACCGCCCGCCGACGAATACGATCCTGACGGAAATGGTTCAGTCGATGCCTATCCGCCGGCACCGCGGGACGACGGCAG is a window from the Mesorhizobium australicum WSM2073 genome containing:
- the ptsP gene encoding phosphoenolpyruvate--protein phosphotransferase encodes the protein MRDTAVGPRVLLKRLRELMQEPLEPQERLDRIVRDIASNMVAEVCSLYVLRADSVLELYATEGLNPNAVHLAQLRLGQGLVGTIAASARPLNLSNAQEHPAFAYLPETGEEIYNSFLGVPVLRAGRTLGVLVVQNKTMRHYRDDEVEALETTAMVIAEMIATGDLARLTRPGLELDLRRPVSFTGLSFNDGVGLGHVVLHEPRIVVTNLFNEDSEEEVRRLEASLGSLRLSIDDMLERRDVAFEGEHRQVLEAYRMFANDRGWVRRLEEAIRNGLTAEAAVEKVQSDMRARMLHMTDPYLRERMSDFDDLANRLLRQLMGRGPEDVAASLPKDAIIVARSMGAAELLDYPRDKLRGLVLEDGAATSHVVIVARAMGIPVAGQMKGAVSMAENGDAIIVDGEEGAIHLRPQSDLEAAYAEKVRFRARRQEVYRELRKKPSTTRDGVQVDLLMNAGLAVDLPQLAEAGAAGIGLFRTELQFMVASTFPRAEAQEKLYRDVLEAARGKPVTFRTIDIGGDKVLPYFKGAIQEENPALGWRAIRLTLDRPGLLRTQIRALLKASGGRELKLMLPMVTELGEIAQAREIIDREVRHLSRFAHHLPTSLKLGAMLEVPSLLFQLDELMKAVDFVSVGSNDLFQFVMAVDRGNTQLANRFDTLSAPFLRVLKQIADAGARNHTPVTLCGELAGKPISAMALIGLGFRSISMSPASIGPVKAMLTELPLEELKAFFDDNLMAPAQGLPMRALLQAFADDRSIPL
- the prfA gene encoding peptide chain release factor 1 — encoded protein: MVNLPRDRMDQVVKRFEMLEAQMSAGPAPDAYVRMASEYAELQEMVAKVRELRSAEHEQADLEAMLADKGTDAEMRALAEADLPGVEERIETLQKDIQILLLPRDAADDKNAILEIRAGTGGDEAALFAGDLFRMYERYAAERGWRFETVSASDGDAGGFKEIIATISGKGVFAHLKFESGVHRVQRVPATEASGRIHTSAATVAVLPEAEEVDIDIRAEDIRIDTMRASGSGGQHVNTTDSAVRITHLPTGIMVVQAEKSQHQNRAKAMQILRARLYDMERSKADEERSESRKSQVGSGDRSERIRTYNFPQGRVTDHRINLTLYKLDRVMMGELDEIVDALIADHQSKLLADIGIDG
- the prmC gene encoding peptide chain release factor N(5)-glutamine methyltransferase codes for the protein MADHPPAALGSLLREARTRLAAAGIDDPALDARLIVEHYSGTTRTQAIADPECKIDGNAIAAIDGALRRRARGEPVHRILGYREFYGLRLSLSPETLEPRPDTETLVEAVLPFVKAIATREGTCRILDLGTGTGAIALALLSVVPAATATGVDISAGALTTAARNAGQFGLGGRFTAVQSDWFEKVSGRYHVIAANPPYIPTQEIGNLQDEVRDFDPRLALDGGVDGLNPYRIIAAEAARFLEAEGRIAVEIGHTQSNEVNDIFRAAGYAAGEVFSDLGGNDRVLVFQRATS
- a CDS encoding DUF4167 domain-containing protein encodes the protein MRPQQQNRRMRGRNNNGGGGGNNNNNNNNNNRKGPNPLTRNYESNGPDVKIRGSAQQIAEKYATLARDSHSSGDRVMAENYLQHAEHYNRIIAAAQAQMPIQNVQQARDEFDEDGDDDRDEFDNAGSGAGNSGAGNSSGNAGSDPQLPVINHGAGPQPVIEGMPAEVALNRENGRDNRDNSGRDNSGRDNNGRNNGGRDNSGGRHRDRRPNGGYGQRDYASPEQGGQQQRNEAPGQTEGQAEAASPPETVAAAEPAPRFENFSPAGLAAQAELNEAAAESGAARRPRRPRRPRTNADQVESGSENGDAAETAAAPVDSGGAEPVVSDIDN
- the clpB gene encoding ATP-dependent chaperone ClpB, coding for MNLEKYSERVRGFIQSAQTMALSRNHQQFTPEHILKVLVDDDEGLAASLIERAGGNVRDVKLGVETALEAMPKVEGGNGQLYLAQPLAKVFSTAEDLAKKAGDSFVTVERLLQALAMEKSAKTAEILAKAGVTAQALNQVINDVRKGRTADSASAEQGYDALKKYARDLTADARAGKLDPVIGRDDEIRRTIQVLSRRTKNNPVLIGEPGVGKTAIAEGLALRIVNGDVPESLKDKQLMALDMGALIAGAKYRGEFEERLKAVLSEVTSASGNIILFIDEMHTLVGAGKADGAMDASNLLKPALARGELHCVGATTLDEYRKHVEKDPALARRFQPVFVDEPTVEDTVSILRGLKEKYEQHHKVRISDSALVAAATLSNRYIADRFLPDKAIDLVDEAASRLRMQVDSKPEALDEIDRRIMQLKIEREALKVETDDASKDRLARLEKELVGLEEESTEITAKWQAEKQKLGLAADLKKQLDEARNDLAIAQRKGEFQRAGELAYGKIPELEKKLKEAEAQDGKAGMVEEVVTPDHVAHIVSRWTGIPVDKMLQGERDKLLRMEDEIGKRVVGQGEAVQAVSKAVRRARAGLQDPNRPIGSFMFLGPTGVGKTELTKALANFLFDDETALARIDMSEYMEKHSVARLIGAPPGYVGYEEGGALTEAVRRRPYQVVLFDEIEKAHPDVFNVLLQVLDDGRLTDGQGRTVDFRNTLIIMTSNLGAEYLVNLGEDQDVDAVRDEVMGVVRASFRPEFLNRVDEVILFHRLRRKDMDRIVEIQLKRLESLLRDRKITLSLDPEAIEWLAAKGYDPAYGARPLKRVMQKELQDPLAEKILLGEILDGSTVKVTAGSDRLNFRSKPAIVAAEVAA
- a CDS encoding MmcQ/YjbR family DNA-binding protein, whose amino-acid sequence is MTLDDYNGFCASLPATNHVVQWGGAHVWKVGTKVFAIGGWDQGRQLFVTFKCSDIAYDVLKEQPGLRPAPYLASRGMKWIQRQTSQSMDDGALEDYLRESHRLVALKLTKQARKELGLGAS